One genomic window of Polyangium aurulentum includes the following:
- a CDS encoding glutamine amidotransferase, with protein sequence MIPPEIRPYVPFAVLALGALLYALFLRAVIPAAGLRRRPILLAGMIAGALPALYVGIVWTGLVSGGHLRLARPWITLLALFATAFVALRLASGWTGQGKWRTRLGDLLAQVAAFVAAMAAAGPEIGRPLDRLTILVAIDRSRSVDLVPNAEQRIKQELSVAELGMRDEDRIGTVIFGADAATEDPPRPKSDLPAPQRVAVGRDGTDLGAAIRRSLAEIPADSAARIVVLSDGVATRGDTMAAAAAAVAAEIPIDVVPLEQRTIPDIRVVALRAPTRADEGEPIDLRIVTSSQSPAAIEIRIRRDGELIAQAGAKIAAGEDVLRVREKAPGPGFHRYDVEITSADPALDESPEDNSGTAFMRVRGQASALVLEGDAGKGAFIAKSLEAAAFRVDQGSTSSVPTDLAGLVGYDLVVLSDVRAPDLSPGQMDALATYVRDIGGGLLLMGGDRSMGPGGYARTPIEEISPVSFDLKQERRRASLAEVIGIDISGSMAASAGSHTKLELANEAAARSAALLGPGDLLGVEHVDTVVKWSVPLGPVSDKGAIDRAIRAVGPGGGGIFVDITLAAGYAALAKERVNLKHMLLFADGADAEQMGPSRTQVSDALRAGITTSVVALGNGSDVPELEVLSRLGNGRFYLIEDANRLPSVFAQETILASRSSIVEKEFRASRGAPSSILSGIAIEEAPALLGYVVTIPKSRASVLLTGPEGDPILSVWSAGVGRSAAFTSDLKDRWGARWTEWAGAARVVGQLARDIARKGEDGHVRLESDASGGELHVRATVTGDDGRAQSFRRLVVRVAGPEGFSREIALEASGAGAYSASIPLSRPGTYIAIAKDEQSGEVVGTSGAALTAGEELRPTGSDVALLGRIAEITGGKRRDTLAGIFADRASRRFSYEDVTQLLIALAGFGLLFAVAARRFAIPEPVVAWAARVQASLRRPAQRDDHGPVERSPDAVVAALLQAKERAARERAAAAPPPAPAAAKPAPQPIASAPRVPQPARPPSPAAPPGPPAGAPPAAGPAQPRALTAAEILLARRKGQGPPRS encoded by the coding sequence GTGATCCCGCCCGAGATCCGCCCCTACGTGCCGTTCGCGGTGCTCGCGCTCGGCGCGCTGCTCTACGCGCTGTTCTTGCGCGCCGTGATCCCGGCCGCGGGCCTTCGGCGCCGGCCGATCCTGCTCGCGGGCATGATCGCAGGCGCCTTGCCCGCGCTCTACGTGGGCATCGTCTGGACGGGGCTCGTCAGCGGCGGCCATCTCAGGCTCGCGCGACCCTGGATCACGCTGCTCGCGCTCTTCGCCACGGCCTTCGTCGCCTTGCGCCTCGCGAGCGGCTGGACGGGCCAGGGCAAGTGGCGCACGCGGCTCGGCGATCTGCTCGCGCAGGTCGCGGCGTTCGTCGCAGCGATGGCCGCGGCAGGCCCCGAGATCGGGCGTCCGCTCGACAGGCTCACCATCCTCGTGGCCATCGATCGGAGCCGCTCCGTCGATCTCGTCCCGAACGCCGAGCAGCGTATCAAGCAGGAGCTGTCGGTGGCCGAGCTCGGCATGCGCGACGAGGATCGCATCGGCACGGTGATCTTCGGCGCCGACGCGGCCACCGAGGATCCGCCGCGCCCGAAGAGCGACCTGCCCGCGCCGCAGCGCGTGGCCGTGGGGCGCGATGGCACCGATCTAGGCGCCGCGATCCGCAGGTCGCTCGCCGAGATCCCCGCCGACAGCGCCGCGCGCATCGTGGTGCTCTCCGACGGCGTCGCGACCCGCGGCGACACCATGGCCGCAGCCGCAGCAGCCGTCGCCGCCGAGATCCCGATCGACGTGGTCCCCCTCGAGCAGCGCACGATCCCGGACATCCGCGTGGTCGCCCTGCGCGCGCCCACCCGCGCCGACGAGGGCGAGCCCATCGATCTGCGCATCGTCACCTCCTCGCAGAGCCCCGCCGCCATCGAGATCCGCATCCGGCGTGACGGCGAACTCATCGCCCAGGCGGGCGCGAAGATCGCCGCCGGCGAGGACGTGTTGCGCGTCCGCGAGAAGGCTCCAGGCCCGGGGTTTCACCGCTACGACGTCGAGATCACCTCCGCCGATCCCGCGCTCGACGAGTCGCCCGAGGACAACAGCGGCACGGCCTTCATGCGCGTGCGCGGCCAGGCCTCGGCGCTCGTGCTCGAAGGCGACGCGGGCAAGGGCGCGTTCATCGCGAAGTCGCTCGAGGCCGCCGCGTTTCGCGTCGATCAGGGGTCGACGAGCAGCGTGCCGACCGATCTCGCGGGCCTCGTCGGCTACGACCTCGTCGTGCTGAGCGACGTGCGCGCCCCGGACCTGTCCCCGGGTCAGATGGACGCGCTCGCGACGTACGTGCGCGACATCGGCGGCGGCCTCTTGCTCATGGGCGGCGACCGCTCGATGGGCCCCGGCGGCTACGCGCGCACGCCGATCGAGGAGATCTCCCCGGTTTCCTTTGACCTCAAACAAGAGCGGCGGCGCGCGAGCCTCGCCGAGGTCATCGGCATCGACATCTCCGGCTCGATGGCCGCGAGCGCCGGATCGCACACCAAGCTCGAGCTCGCCAACGAGGCGGCCGCGCGCTCCGCCGCCCTGCTCGGCCCGGGCGATCTGCTCGGCGTCGAGCACGTGGACACGGTCGTCAAATGGAGCGTCCCGCTCGGCCCGGTGAGCGACAAGGGCGCCATCGATCGAGCCATCCGCGCCGTGGGCCCGGGCGGCGGCGGCATCTTCGTCGACATCACGCTCGCGGCCGGCTACGCCGCGCTCGCCAAGGAGCGCGTCAACCTCAAGCACATGCTGCTCTTCGCCGACGGCGCCGACGCCGAGCAGATGGGCCCGAGCCGCACGCAGGTCTCGGACGCGCTGCGCGCCGGCATCACCACCAGCGTCGTCGCGCTCGGCAACGGCTCCGACGTGCCCGAGCTCGAGGTGCTCTCGCGCCTCGGCAACGGCCGCTTCTACCTCATCGAGGACGCCAACCGTCTGCCCTCGGTCTTCGCGCAGGAGACGATCCTCGCCTCGCGCTCCTCGATCGTGGAGAAGGAGTTCCGGGCGAGCCGCGGCGCGCCGTCGTCGATCCTCTCGGGCATTGCGATCGAAGAGGCCCCCGCGCTCCTCGGCTACGTGGTCACCATCCCGAAGAGCCGCGCGAGCGTGCTGCTCACCGGGCCCGAGGGCGATCCGATCCTCTCGGTCTGGTCGGCGGGCGTCGGGCGCTCGGCGGCGTTCACGAGCGATCTGAAGGACCGCTGGGGCGCGCGCTGGACCGAGTGGGCCGGCGCCGCGCGCGTCGTCGGTCAGCTCGCGCGCGACATCGCGAGGAAGGGCGAAGACGGCCACGTGCGCCTCGAGTCCGATGCCTCGGGCGGCGAGCTCCACGTGCGCGCCACCGTGACGGGCGACGACGGGCGCGCGCAGTCGTTCCGCCGGCTCGTGGTGCGCGTCGCGGGGCCTGAAGGTTTCTCGCGGGAGATCGCGCTCGAAGCATCGGGCGCAGGCGCCTACTCGGCGTCGATCCCGCTCTCGCGGCCGGGCACGTACATCGCGATCGCCAAGGATGAGCAGTCGGGCGAGGTCGTGGGTACGAGCGGAGCCGCGCTCACCGCGGGCGAGGAGCTGCGTCCGACGGGCAGCGATGTCGCCCTGCTCGGCCGCATCGCCGAGATCACCGGCGGCAAGCGCCGCGACACGCTCGCGGGCATCTTCGCGGACAGGGCGTCGCGGCGCTTCTCGTACGAGGACGTCACGCAGCTTCTCATCGCGCTCGCCGGCTTCGGCCTCCTCTTCGCGGTGGCCGCGCGCAGGTTCGCCATCCCGGAGCCGGTGGTTGCGTGGGCCGCGCGCGTGCAAGCGTCGCTGCGCCGTCCGGCCCAGCGTGATGACCACGGGCCCGTCGAGCGCTCGCCCGACGCCGTCGTCGCTGCGCTCCTCCAGGCCAAGGAACGCGCTGCCCGCGAGCGTGCTGCCGCCGCACCTCCGCCCGCACCCGCCGCCGCAAAGCCCGCTCCGCAGCCGATCGCGAGCGCGCCTCGCGTGCCGCAGCCTGCGCGTCCGCCGAGCCCAGCGGCTCCGCCCGGCCCGCCCGCCGGTGCTCCGCCCGCGGCTGGACCTGCGCAGCCGCGCGCGCTCACCGCGGCCGAGATCCTCCTCGCGCGTCGCAAGGGGCAGGGGCCGCCGCGATCCTGA
- a CDS encoding PHP domain-containing protein, with protein sequence MLGSRSRALAAVLGLASIATLGLLGFARVSQVPSATAAPVVTAAPPQQPEPAAKPPEPEGPPRFEETLDVSSFLRGNIHTHSSWSDGDKHPKHVYAWYRNHGYAFVALTDHENRASPETFKALERKNFTIIAGEEITMTVDGHPVHVNGLCTRKTIAAGGRYPTKKEALAHAVESVRAQGGVALVNHPNFDWALTIDDVREARGAQLLEIWSGHPYVNTEGDAERPSHEAIWDTLLASGERFAGVAVDDTHHIGLPKKAGTGARPGKGWIEVFGDKTEKASICGALAKGQLYSSSGVTLKRIRVEETALSVWPKEKGAIVEFIGAGGTVLEKIERVADGQATYRLRGDERYVRARITTPDGKKAWTQAYFVTRK encoded by the coding sequence CGTCCATCGCGACGCTCGGCCTCCTCGGCTTCGCACGCGTCTCGCAGGTGCCCAGCGCGACCGCGGCGCCCGTCGTGACCGCCGCCCCGCCGCAGCAGCCCGAGCCCGCCGCAAAGCCGCCCGAGCCCGAGGGGCCGCCGCGCTTCGAGGAGACGCTCGACGTCTCGTCGTTCTTGCGCGGCAACATCCACACGCACAGCTCGTGGAGCGACGGGGACAAGCACCCGAAGCACGTCTACGCGTGGTACCGCAACCACGGCTACGCCTTCGTCGCGCTCACCGACCACGAGAACCGCGCCTCCCCCGAGACGTTCAAGGCGCTCGAACGCAAGAACTTCACGATCATCGCGGGCGAGGAGATCACGATGACCGTCGACGGTCATCCCGTGCATGTCAACGGGCTGTGCACGCGCAAGACGATCGCCGCCGGCGGCCGATACCCGACGAAGAAGGAAGCGCTCGCGCACGCGGTCGAGAGCGTGCGTGCCCAGGGCGGCGTCGCGCTCGTCAATCACCCGAACTTCGACTGGGCGCTGACGATCGACGACGTGCGCGAGGCGCGCGGGGCGCAGCTGCTCGAGATCTGGAGCGGTCATCCATACGTGAACACGGAAGGCGACGCCGAGCGGCCCTCGCACGAGGCCATCTGGGACACGCTCCTCGCCTCGGGCGAACGCTTCGCTGGCGTGGCCGTCGACGACACGCACCACATCGGCCTGCCCAAGAAGGCGGGAACGGGCGCGCGACCGGGCAAGGGGTGGATCGAGGTCTTCGGCGACAAGACGGAGAAGGCGTCGATCTGCGGCGCGCTCGCGAAGGGGCAGCTGTACTCGTCGTCCGGCGTCACGCTGAAGCGGATCCGCGTCGAGGAGACCGCGCTCTCGGTGTGGCCGAAGGAGAAGGGCGCGATCGTCGAGTTCATTGGCGCGGGCGGCACGGTGCTCGAGAAGATCGAGCGCGTGGCGGACGGCCAGGCGACGTATCGCCTGCGCGGCGACGAGCGCTACGTGCGCGCGCGCATCACGACGCCCGACGGCAAGAAGGCCTGGACGCAGGCGTATTTCGTCACGCGCAAGTAG